Proteins encoded together in one Rossellomorea sp. y25 window:
- a CDS encoding sensor histidine kinase: MEKSSNIRNWIFKSFFMMSTMAVLLFFISLQVYLYLAENPSFSLQVSLYLTIWLASILLLLSIYFGFRTGYTFKGRIDDISTFVTLLRSGKFSARVDRFEHDELGVLSDELNQLAVFIQEQVKSLQRLADEKSELADQAHQAAVMEERQRLARDLHDSVSQQLFALNMLSSAAQKSIGTDSKKVEMIVKQVADIAGKAQGEMRALLLHLRPIDLKGESLCEALTILIRELKEKTQIEIEASLDGIENLSKGTETHMFRIIQESLSNILRHSEATKVKIVTEKKDGYVTLYISDNGRGFNLRENKMTSYGLQTMRERAEEIGGLFQIRSKEKEGTYIDLRIPV; encoded by the coding sequence GTGGAAAAGTCATCAAATATTCGCAACTGGATTTTTAAAAGCTTTTTCATGATGTCCACCATGGCTGTCTTGCTTTTCTTTATTTCCTTGCAGGTCTATCTGTACTTAGCTGAAAACCCAAGCTTTTCCCTTCAGGTTTCACTATATTTAACCATTTGGCTGGCAAGCATTCTTCTATTATTAAGCATATATTTCGGATTTCGCACAGGATATACATTTAAAGGAAGAATTGATGATATTTCCACCTTTGTAACGCTGTTAAGAAGCGGGAAGTTTTCTGCCAGGGTGGACCGATTCGAACACGATGAGCTTGGGGTCTTATCGGATGAATTAAATCAACTTGCTGTGTTCATTCAAGAACAGGTGAAATCACTCCAGAGGTTAGCCGATGAAAAATCCGAGCTTGCCGACCAGGCTCATCAAGCAGCTGTCATGGAAGAACGGCAAAGACTGGCGAGGGATTTGCATGATTCAGTCAGTCAGCAATTATTCGCATTAAATATGCTATCTTCTGCCGCGCAAAAAAGTATCGGGACAGACTCTAAGAAGGTTGAAATGATCGTTAAACAAGTAGCAGACATTGCGGGAAAAGCGCAAGGGGAGATGAGGGCTCTTCTTCTTCATTTACGACCGATCGATTTAAAAGGTGAAAGTCTTTGTGAAGCCTTAACCATTTTAATTAGAGAATTAAAGGAAAAAACACAAATCGAAATCGAAGCAAGTCTAGATGGGATTGAGAATCTTTCAAAGGGAACGGAAACCCATATGTTCAGAATTATTCAGGAAAGCCTCTCCAATATCCTTCGTCACTCTGAGGCAACGAAAGTAAAGATTGTGACGGAGAAAAAGGACGGGTATGTCACGTTGTACATTAGTGACAATGGAAGAGGTTTTAACCTGAGAGAAAACAAGATGACATCTTACGGACTTCAGACAATGAGAGAGCGGGCCGAGGAAATCGGGGGATTGTTTCAAATACGTTCTAAAGAGAAAGAAGGAACGTATATTGACCTGAGAATTCCAGTCTAA
- a CDS encoding antibiotic biosynthesis monooxygenase: protein MKVYITTGTHEFLKKLMDRHSDEKMILMQGKDAMLLHETKGESVFESPRKYEIVDQSGELENKGYVVFNNIPVTDEGRPLFEYRFKNRAGLIEEVPGFTAIRVLRPLDTDTYVIMTLWEDERNFIAWQESDQYKKAHEKRGTEEGIDNKKDIFPRASYVSDYHVTEEE from the coding sequence ATGAAGGTTTATATAACAACGGGAACCCATGAATTTCTAAAAAAATTAATGGATCGGCATTCAGATGAAAAGATGATCTTAATGCAGGGAAAAGATGCCATGCTGCTCCATGAGACAAAAGGAGAGAGTGTCTTTGAATCCCCCCGCAAATATGAAATTGTCGATCAATCCGGTGAGCTTGAAAATAAAGGATATGTGGTTTTCAATAACATTCCTGTTACAGATGAAGGTCGCCCACTATTTGAGTACCGCTTTAAAAATCGTGCAGGATTGATCGAAGAAGTTCCAGGCTTTACGGCTATCCGGGTTCTTCGCCCATTAGACACGGATACATATGTGATTATGACACTATGGGAAGACGAGAGAAACTTCATTGCCTGGCAGGAGTCAGATCAATACAAAAAAGCTCATGAAAAGCGGGGCACGGAAGAAGGAATTGATAATAAGAAAGACATCTTTCCCCGCGCTTCCTATGTTAGTGACTATCATGTAACAGAAGAAGAGTAA
- the hemE gene encoding uroporphyrinogen decarboxylase, translating to MKQMNDTFLRAARGEKTDYTPVWYMRQAGRSQPEYRKIKEKYSLFEITHQPELCAYVTRLPVEQYDVDAAILYKDIMSPLPSIGVDVEIKSGIGPVIDNPIRTTADVEKLGEIDPENDVPYVLDTIKLLTVEQLSVPLIGFAGAPFTMASYMIEGGPSKNYNKTKAFMYAEPQAWFALMDKLAAMTVTYAKAQIKAGASAFQIFDSWVGALNIQDYRTFIKPVMEKIFTELKEENVPLIMFGVGASHLANEWHDLPLDVVGLDWRLPIKEARERGISKTVMGNLDPAILLAPWEVIEERAREILDQGMELPSHIFNLGHGVFPQVNPDTLKRLAAFVHEYSAR from the coding sequence ATGAAACAAATGAATGATACATTTTTACGAGCAGCAAGGGGAGAGAAGACGGACTATACTCCGGTTTGGTATATGAGACAAGCTGGGCGTTCACAACCTGAATACCGCAAAATCAAAGAGAAGTATTCTCTGTTTGAAATTACACACCAACCTGAGCTTTGCGCATATGTGACAAGGCTGCCGGTGGAACAATATGATGTAGATGCAGCGATCCTTTATAAAGACATTATGTCACCACTTCCGTCTATAGGAGTGGATGTAGAAATCAAATCAGGAATCGGGCCCGTGATCGATAATCCGATTCGTACGACAGCGGATGTTGAGAAGCTGGGAGAAATCGACCCTGAAAATGATGTTCCTTACGTATTAGATACCATTAAATTATTGACTGTTGAGCAACTGTCCGTGCCGTTGATCGGTTTTGCCGGTGCACCTTTTACAATGGCAAGCTACATGATTGAAGGCGGTCCGTCGAAAAACTATAATAAAACAAAAGCGTTCATGTATGCAGAGCCACAAGCATGGTTTGCTTTAATGGATAAACTGGCAGCTATGACAGTGACGTATGCGAAAGCTCAAATCAAAGCAGGGGCGTCTGCTTTCCAAATTTTCGACTCATGGGTCGGGGCATTGAATATACAAGATTATCGTACATTCATTAAGCCGGTCATGGAGAAGATCTTTACAGAATTGAAGGAAGAGAACGTACCATTGATTATGTTCGGTGTTGGTGCAAGTCACTTGGCGAATGAATGGCATGACCTTCCTCTTGATGTAGTTGGTTTAGACTGGCGCCTGCCGATTAAAGAAGCAAGGGAAAGAGGCATTTCCAAAACGGTAATGGGAAATCTGGATCCTGCGATTCTGTTAGCCCCCTGGGAAGTGATCGAAGAAAGAGCCAGAGAGATCCTTGATCAGGGAATGGAGCTTCCTTCCCACATCTTTAACTTAGGACACGGGGTATTCCCGCAAGTTAATCCGGACACATTAAAGCGTCTGGCAGCTTTCGTACATGAATACAGTGCCAGGTAG
- a CDS encoding cysteine hydrolase family protein gives MSQTCLLLIDFQKAFGHPSWGKRNNPGMEENAYQLLRAWREKAWPVVHVQHSSNDMESQLHSSCSGFDFIDEFRPLRNEKQIIKHVNSAFIDTDLDLYLKREKFTSLVVMGFTTNHCVSTTVRMAQNLGYDVTVPFDATACFETYSYDGSLFSAEIVHGLSLANLHHEFATIASTESILSSRLKLSKPVTF, from the coding sequence GTGAGTCAAACGTGTTTGCTTCTGATTGACTTTCAAAAGGCATTTGGTCATCCTTCATGGGGAAAGCGGAATAATCCGGGTATGGAAGAAAACGCCTATCAGCTTCTTCGCGCATGGAGAGAAAAGGCATGGCCCGTCGTTCACGTACAGCATTCTTCCAATGATATGGAATCACAACTGCATTCAAGCTGCTCAGGTTTCGATTTTATAGACGAATTCCGTCCTTTACGAAATGAAAAGCAAATCATTAAGCACGTTAACAGCGCCTTTATCGATACGGACCTGGATTTATATTTAAAAAGGGAAAAATTCACATCCCTTGTAGTGATGGGCTTCACGACGAATCACTGTGTATCCACAACGGTTCGCATGGCTCAGAACTTAGGGTATGATGTGACGGTTCCTTTTGATGCCACAGCATGCTTTGAAACATATTCCTATGACGGTTCCTTATTTTCCGCAGAAATTGTTCACGGTCTGTCACTGGCTAATCTTCATCATGAATTCGCCACCATCGCTTCAACAGAATCCATTCTATCTTCTCGATTAAAATTAAGTAAACCTGTTACATTCTAA
- the liaF gene encoding cell wall-active antibiotics response protein LiaF, whose protein sequence is MRYKGRKQWFFSFMLMAIGLLLLLLNIGVISLEITQIFVNIIPILLLLLGLKWTVDSFLKESFGKLLFGLFSMVLGGLIILDGYDVVDFDYGSWWKLWPLFIIAIAINRVGRNKPIKISISNESPNKEETSHIGFENQPLGEKFLQKKNKMNKGFIVGDIRFSEPNWPLESMNLYNAIGDYYFDFSKAFIPEGETPIDIKGWIGDVKMIIPENVPVEITLKVQVGDIKLFDQKSADIRSELYYRSPEYEHASKKIKLNVNVKIGSIRISRV, encoded by the coding sequence ATGAGGTATAAGGGAAGAAAACAATGGTTTTTCTCGTTCATGTTGATGGCGATAGGATTGTTGTTATTACTATTGAATATTGGTGTCATTTCCTTGGAAATAACGCAGATATTTGTCAATATTATTCCGATTTTGTTGTTACTCCTTGGCTTGAAGTGGACGGTAGACAGTTTTTTGAAGGAAAGCTTTGGGAAATTACTGTTTGGACTATTCAGTATGGTGTTAGGGGGGCTCATTATACTCGATGGGTACGATGTAGTGGATTTCGACTATGGAAGCTGGTGGAAACTATGGCCTCTCTTTATTATTGCCATTGCCATTAATAGAGTGGGAAGAAATAAACCCATCAAGATTAGCATAAGCAATGAATCGCCAAATAAAGAGGAGACATCTCACATAGGTTTTGAAAATCAGCCGTTGGGGGAGAAATTCCTTCAAAAGAAGAATAAAATGAACAAAGGGTTTATTGTCGGGGATATACGTTTTTCTGAGCCTAACTGGCCGCTGGAATCAATGAATCTTTACAATGCCATTGGAGATTACTATTTTGACTTTAGTAAGGCTTTTATACCAGAAGGGGAAACTCCCATTGATATTAAGGGCTGGATTGGTGATGTAAAGATGATCATTCCAGAAAACGTTCCAGTGGAGATCACCTTGAAAGTGCAGGTAGGGGATATTAAATTATTCGACCAAAAGTCTGCTGATATTCGTTCCGAGCTTTATTACCGTTCGCCTGAATACGAGCACGCAAGCAAAAAGATCAAACTGAACGTTAATGTAAAAATAGGATCGATTCGAATCAGCCGAGTGTGA
- a CDS encoding response regulator transcription factor: MDKVKVMIVDDHEMVRLGMKTYLLTEDRIEFLGEAKSGNEAAQLAKLYMPDVILMDLLMENGNGIEATKKILTFHPDCKIIILTSYYDDEKVFPAIEAGAHSYLLKTASAEEVTSAVYKAVKGESVIASKVADKMMNRFRPQEVLPHEELTSREMDVLKCLGEGMTNQEISEELFIGVKTVKTHVSNILSKLGVADRTQAAIYANRNGILYKAGSKE; the protein is encoded by the coding sequence GTGGATAAGGTAAAGGTGATGATTGTAGATGATCACGAAATGGTTCGATTAGGAATGAAAACCTATTTGCTGACAGAAGATCGGATCGAATTCCTTGGGGAAGCAAAAAGCGGAAATGAAGCGGCTCAGCTTGCGAAGCTGTATATGCCTGATGTGATTCTGATGGATTTATTGATGGAGAACGGGAATGGTATCGAGGCAACCAAGAAAATCCTAACTTTTCATCCTGACTGTAAAATTATCATACTTACAAGCTATTATGATGATGAAAAAGTGTTTCCCGCCATTGAAGCAGGAGCACATAGTTATTTATTGAAAACGGCAAGTGCCGAAGAAGTGACATCGGCTGTTTATAAAGCGGTGAAGGGGGAGTCTGTCATTGCCTCCAAAGTGGCAGATAAAATGATGAACCGATTCCGCCCTCAGGAAGTATTGCCTCATGAAGAGCTGACGTCGAGAGAAATGGATGTATTGAAATGCCTGGGAGAAGGGATGACGAATCAGGAAATATCTGAAGAGCTTTTCATAGGGGTCAAGACTGTCAAAACACATGTAAGTAATATCCTGAGCAAGCTTGGAGTGGCCGATCGTACGCAGGCAGCCATTTATGCAAATCGAAACGGAATCTTGTATAAAGCTGGTAGTAAAGAGTAG
- the hemH gene encoding ferrochelatase, producing MTKKKMGLLVMAYGTPYKEEDLERYYTHIRHGRAPSAELLEDLRGRYEAIGGISPLAKITLDQAKSLEEHLNSIQDDIEFKMYLGLKHIEPFVEDAVEQMHKDGIQEAVSIVLAPHFSTFSVKSYNGRAKETAEKLGGPHITSVESWYDEPKFIQYWVDRVKETYASMSEEERSNAVLIVSAHSLPERILQSGDPYPMQLEETAKMIAEGAGVKEYAVGWQSEGNTPDPWLGPDVQDLTRDLYKENGYKTFVYTPVGFVSDHLEVLFDNDYECKVVTDDIGASYYRPEMPNAKPEFIDAMADVVLKHLK from the coding sequence ATGACAAAGAAGAAAATGGGTCTATTGGTGATGGCCTATGGAACTCCATATAAAGAAGAAGATTTGGAACGTTACTATACTCACATCCGACATGGAAGAGCTCCCTCTGCTGAACTGCTGGAAGACCTCCGTGGACGCTATGAAGCCATTGGTGGGATTTCTCCACTGGCAAAAATCACCCTGGATCAAGCGAAGAGTCTTGAAGAACATTTAAACAGCATTCAGGATGACATTGAGTTTAAAATGTATCTTGGTCTGAAACATATCGAACCTTTCGTGGAAGACGCTGTTGAACAGATGCATAAAGACGGCATTCAAGAAGCCGTTTCGATTGTACTTGCCCCTCATTTTTCAACGTTCAGTGTTAAATCCTACAATGGACGCGCGAAGGAAACGGCAGAAAAGCTGGGCGGGCCTCACATTACATCGGTTGAAAGCTGGTATGATGAACCTAAATTCATTCAGTATTGGGTGGATAGAGTGAAAGAAACCTATGCAAGCATGTCTGAAGAAGAGCGTAGCAATGCTGTCCTGATCGTATCTGCTCACAGCCTTCCCGAACGCATCCTGCAATCAGGCGATCCGTATCCAATGCAATTAGAGGAAACAGCGAAGATGATTGCTGAGGGAGCAGGCGTGAAGGAATATGCAGTAGGCTGGCAAAGTGAAGGAAACACTCCTGATCCATGGTTAGGTCCTGACGTTCAGGATTTAACCCGTGATCTTTATAAAGAAAATGGATACAAGACATTCGTCTATACGCCTGTAGGCTTCGTATCCGATCATCTTGAAGTTCTATTTGACAACGATTATGAATGTAAAGTGGTAACAGATGATATTGGAGCTTCGTACTATCGTCCGGAAATGCCGAATGCCAAACCTGAATTCATCGATGCAATGGCAGATGTCGTGTTAAAACACCTTAAATAA